One Nicotiana sylvestris chromosome 12, ASM39365v2, whole genome shotgun sequence genomic window carries:
- the LOC138883389 gene encoding uncharacterized protein, with amino-acid sequence MAPIELQELKAQLKDLLDKGFIRPSTSPWAPLTKLTQKATKFQWSNICEHSIQELKNRLTFAPMLTLLEGTEGYVVYCDASDHKSLQYTFKQKELNLRQRRWIQLLKDYDVEILYHPGKANVVADTLSRKSMGSLVHIKAGRHGLTKELHQLANMRIRLLESDDGGVTVHNTSESSFVAEEVINMDFIIGLPRSYHKFDSIWVIVDRLTKCAYFLPVKTTYTAEDYTKLYIKEIVRLHGVPTDGQAERTIQTLEDMLRAYVLDFKGNWEDHLPLIEFAHNNSYHSSIKMVPYEALYVRRCRSLVGWFEVGEAKLYGPDLIHQAIEKVKVIQERLRTAQSRQKSYSDVRHRDLEFEVGDWVFLRISPMKGVMHFGKKDRQVRKLRAKDVASAKVLWRNKNIEEMTWEAEDEMKSKYPYLFHKEDNEDARGTQDALEGETAL; translated from the exons ATGGCCCCGATAGAGTTGCAAGAGTTGAAggcgcagttgaaggacttgctggataagggcttcattaggcctagcacttcaccttggg caccattgactaagttaacacagaaagctaccaagttccagtggtctaaCATTTGTGAACATAGTATTCAAGAGctaaagaatcgattgacattTGCGCCAATGCTCACTCTCcttgaaggaacagaaggttatgtggtatattgtgatgcctcag atcacaagagtttacaatacaccttcaagcagaaggagttgaatttgaggcagcgtaggtggatTCAATTACTGAAAGATTATGATGTCGAGATATTGTACCATCCTGGTAAagctaatgttgtggcagacaCTCTCAGTCGtaagtcaatgggaagcttagtacacatTAAGGCAGGTAGACatgggttgactaaagagcttcatcagctagccaatatgagaatcagattgttagaatctgatgacggaggtgttactgtacataatacatcagaatcatcttttgTAGCCGAG gaggtgattaatatggacttcattattggattacctcgctcttatcataagtttgactccatctgggtgatagttgatcgacttacaaaatgtgcctattttctgccagttaagacaacttacacagCTGAAGATTAtacgaagttgtatatcaaggagattgttaggcttcatggtgtgccg actgacggacaggctgaacgtaccattcagacacttgaagatatgctacgagcatatGTTCTAGATTTCAAGGGGAATTGGGAGGACCATctaccactcatagaatttgcccacaataatagctaccattctagtattAAAATGGTTCCGTACGAAGCACTGTATgtgagaagatgtagatcactagttggatggtttgaagttGGGGAAGcaaaattatatgggccagatttaattcaccaagctattgagaaggtgaaagtgatacaagaaCGACTGAGAACGGCGCAAAGCAGGCAAAAGTCTTATTCCGATGTACGCcatcgtgatctggagtttgaggttggtgattgggttttcctaaggatctcgccaatgaagggtgttatgcattttgggaagaagg atcgacaagtccgcaagctgagagcaaaagatgtagcttccgccaaagtattgtggaggaacaagaatatagaagaaatgacatgggaagcagaagatgagatgaagtctaaatacccttacctgtTCCATAAGGAAGATAACGAGGATGCCAGAGGAACACAGGACGCATTAGAAGGTGAAAcagctctatga